The Natator depressus isolate rNatDep1 chromosome 18, rNatDep2.hap1, whole genome shotgun sequence genomic interval TATGGAGAATAGGAGGAGGGTCCACCAAAGGAGTTACTGTATGAATGACCAGGGAGGTGGAAGTCGAGCCCAGAGCTGACACAATTACAaaagccaagggaggacaagatttgGAGGTCTGTATGGCTGACTGTGTCGAAAGTAGCAGAGGTATCAAGGATGGGTGTGTAACATGATTTTCATGGGGAATTTCTGTCCTCGCTTGTTAAAGACACAGTTCCCTATAGATACCCACCATAATAGATTTGATCTCAGCTACTTGGCTGATTTGTGATCCTGAGACAGATTTGAACCCATGTGTGAAAGGCAAGTGCTTTACCTAGTAAAGGCAGGATCTGTGTTGCTTCCCTGAATTCAGCAGCCCTGAGTCTTTGGTGGTGATCCATCATTGACAGGTCTTAGCCCTGCCACTCCATTGGGTTGTAATTGGCCATTGTAGACATATAGGTAAGCCTCAGAGTTAACAGAGAACTATACaagtcccgtcccgtcccgtcccgtcccgtcctcccccccccccccccccccacttctaaCAAGCAAGACCTGGAACTTGAAATTTGGAGCCATAAAGCCCCATGCTCACAAATAAATCTGTGGCCTTTTTCTAGCAGGTCTGTTAGATGGAACGGCCAAGCTAGATTCCAAGGGAGGAGTCTACGTAGTGCCGATAGTTATGAGACGTCGGCACAAATTAGCCCACATCGTTGAGTTGACTTTACTGAGGGAGTTTCTTCCCTTGCTTTCCACAATTACAGCATAGTGCTCCTGGTGGAGAATTGCTGCTGTGTTTCAGTGCTGGAAGGCGTGCTGTATAGTCTGAGGTGTGAGTGTTGcacttttcttttcagctgtgtGGATTTCAGAGGGGACAAAGGTCTTACAATTCTGTTGTATGTAGGTCTTGGATGAAGCTAACAGAGATGCTGATCTTCATCATGTAGACTGCAATATTGTAAAGAAACCAGGAAACATCTACTACCTGTATCGGCGGGAAAGTGGCCAGAGATACTTTTCCATCCTTTCTCCTAAGGTAGGCGGTAACCTACTCTCCTGAAAGAGTAGGAATCAAGAGTGAGCATGAAGCGGATGTCACCAGCACACATTGGGGGCTGGCTCATTCTGTCTGGGGTCTCTCAGCAAAGAGTCCATTGACCCAATGGGGGTGCACTTATGAAAGCTGCTCTTAAGAGGGTAGGTTTTTTTAATGGTGACTTGGTTTGTGCTCGCAGGTTGGCTTGGGAGCTGTATTGTGAAATAGTCTTTGAGGAAAGTTGAAAAGATTTTAGCTGTTTAGAAAGCAGGCCAAAAAAATATTCTAGGTTGACCTGAGAAGTGAATGGGAGATTTCAAGGAGTCCCCTCCTGGTGGATCTAACACACATGCTTGCAGATCCCTCTCCTCTGAACCCCATGTCAGTGAATCTCCTCAGGACAATCTTTTCCAATGTTAAGCCCAAAAGTTGTTTCCCTGCCTCCTCACAGTTCAGCATTTCATGTGTTTAGACATGGAAACTGGGGGCTACTTAACTCTTAGTGGGAAGGTCTCAGAGAAGCTCCCTTCCTCTAGGCCCTTTCCTTGGGTGTGAACTAAAGAAGCTTTAGAGTTTTCATTAAATATAAAATTGAGGATTCTTGTTACAGATCAAGAGGATTACATATGACATGCCCCAAAGGGCTGGAAAGCTGTGATACTatctcctcccatccccatgtACACCAGCAGCGGATTTCTAAGTAGTCCCCGTTCTGGTCACTATGCTCACTCTATACCAGTACTGTGATTGTTCAGGAATAGACAGGGGTGAAAgaaacttaaaggacttaccagtatgctggagtcctgagcaggggggcggggcctcaactggaagaggcggggcccTTAAATCCCCAGACTTTAAATCGagatttaaaggacccggggctctggctgaggtagtggcggctgggagctacCAGCTGCGGAggaggctgggagccccggggctcagtggcgatttaaagggcttggggctccggccgccgctaccgcagtggagccctgggccctttaaattgccgacagagcccccagctgccgtcgctaccccagggctctggtggagaattaaagggcccggggctctgagtggtggctggagcccctcgccctttaaatcactgccgcagccccaccgccactaccccagggctccagcagtgggactcgggtggcgatttaaagggcctggggctctggctgccgcTACcaccctgagccctttaaattgccaccggaGCCCCCAGccgctgccactaccccagggctccagcagccggGCTTGGGCggtaatttaaagggcccggggctccccgcagtggccagagccctgggccctttaaatcaccgcctgagccccgctgccggagccccccagggtggtggtggtggtccgGGGCTCAAGcgctgatttaaagggcctggggctcccagccaccgctaccgcagcggagccccgggccctttaaatcgccgcccaaGCCCCGGGATCCCAGTCACCTCTGCTACCTggagggctctggcagcaatggcctggggaagccagtcaAGTACGGCATACCAGCTCTTGCTGGTAccccgtactggcttactttcacctctgggaatAGAGATCACTGCCTCCTAGGGCTTTGCTCATGATGTTACCCCACTCTGAGGAACCTCCTCTGAGGTAAAAGTTGTATTTTCTTTCTGATGTGTCCAATATTCAATTCACATTCTTTAATAAAAGCAGATTGTAATGGCATAGTACAGAAAAGAGCAAACCAGAAATTGAGGCCCATGGCAATGAATGCCTCTAGTTGGCTAAGCCACTACTCTGTCCCTGTCAGCTCTGTCACTGCACAGAGCTTGTCTTAGAAAGTATGGTAATGGGCCTTAAAATATGTCTGAGTCATTGTTCGTGTTGCTAACATGTCCAGGGAGGTCACAGACTCTGAATAGCCTGGTACTCGTGTTAAGTTTTTGAAACGAGTGTTTGGGTATTTCATCACCCCAAATCAAACTAATATGAGTGAGTTTGCTTGAATCCTCCAATTCATATGACTCCTGGTACCTGtcctctcttttccccccctgctctccccttcccccaacagaTATGTCTAGGCAAAATCCTGAGTCCCATCCCCCGAAATATCGCATGCATATCTATTATATGCTTTACTATTCTTAACATAcactttccatttttattttcctgttggAGAGTGCACGCTCAAATAAACCCCAGTTGTGCCTAGGTACAGCTTTTTCCTTCGGAGGGCTAACAAATCATTAATGCCACAAGAAGGGAAGCAAGCCTTCAAAACTGCAGAAAGTCCTTTGTTAGGAAGTTTGACAAGACTCTGAATATTAAAATCTATCAATGTTGGTAGAGCTGCTCAGTCCTAGTAGACAGAGCTGTGTATAATCTGTGTAACAGCTGAACTTCCCGTGAGTGAGACCAAATCCTGACATGAACTTGTCTGTTTTTTACAGGAATGGGGGACCAGTTGCCCTCATGAGTTCCTTGGTGCCTATAAGCTTCAGCACGACATGTCCTGGACTTCATCCGAGAACATTGAGAAACGAGATGCTGAAATTAGCATCCTTGACAAGCTGCTGAGCCAGCAGGCAGTGTTGCCTCAGTGTACAGAGCCCAACTTCCAAGGCCTCACCAAGTGAAGCAGGCTGGCAAGAACAGCGCAGGCATTCTGAACAGCTTCTAGAAGAGGATGGATTGTCCTTTCCTGACCACTGCAAAAGGAGTTCTAAGAATGGAGTCCAAGAAATGAAAACAGACCAGCTGCTCAGTTCAGCTACCCCTACTTccagattttcatttaaaactcTTAACACAAACCATTTCTGCCTTGCCCCACAGCATCTAACAACTTGTAGTTTAGTTAATTACTCTACCAGGTCTAAGAACAGACATCTATCTTAAGTTCCTCTAGTATCTTCTCccatggtctacactacagagttaggtggaCGTAAGGTAGCCTAcatcgacctaattatgtcagtgtacacactacagccttgctcctgctgatgtaagtgaCCTACTACACGGATGTAATAattccacctctgtgagaggcatagggcttatggtagtgtagttagggtgacagtGTGTGTAGACACTGTGGGATATTTAcattggctgtcattcttgtcaatttcatggttcAGTGCTGGAGCCATGAAATAGACAAGAAAGCTGCTTACAGCTCCGTCTGTTGCCCCAGGGTGAATGGAGGGCTCCCCCTCCCAGTCAGGCTGTTGCCCCCAGGGGCTCTCAACTCCCCACCAGGAatctcatgttcttgagttctacaactgaaagttccttttctgtgcccccctctgctcccacaccatacc includes:
- the C18H1orf50 gene encoding uncharacterized protein C1orf50 homolog translates to MAELSERGCIVPRPGAAPLSNGVSLSLPPAGAAVALVERGADPGELVALAQQVQKADEFIRANACNRLTVIAEQIRYLQEQARKVLDEANRDADLHHVDCNIVKKPGNIYYLYRRESGQRYFSILSPKEWGTSCPHEFLGAYKLQHDMSWTSSENIEKRDAEISILDKLLSQQAVLPQCTEPNFQGLTK